A window from Chrysemys picta bellii isolate R12L10 chromosome 20, ASM1138683v2, whole genome shotgun sequence encodes these proteins:
- the LOC101941098 gene encoding interferon-inducible GTPase 5-like isoform X2, which translates to MAATEEVSRNIFQDLDVKLPGMSEEDLEELKAAVETGNLSEAASKAQEALELLKNTELNIAITGESGSGKSSFVNAMLELDDDDEGAAKVGITETTMEPIAYLHPTLPNVKMWDLPGIGTPSFQPDTYLQQVSFACYDFFIIVTSKRFRSCNADLAQEIQKMGKKFYFVRSKVDEDLRNESRKRNYNQETTLQTIRDDCVEKLRREGVSSPQVFLISRWEFNQYDSPQLQETLASELDAHKRHIFLLALPNISGPILDKKKEALKSQIWKRALKSCAIAAVPIPHLSVSCDIDILVESMTEYCKVFGLDEESLIKLSKQVRKPVSQLKDVIKTPLAKEISREDALELLSKVLDSVIRSFTFGLLESFKPKSSQPTHLAWEQGDKEQGNAMIIIKKYISLLPVYGTLVATQISFLATYNALHSFLEGVAEDAHRVLTEALEVAEKKSV; encoded by the coding sequence ATGGCTGCTACAGAAGAGGTATCAAGGAACATATTTCAAGATCTGGATGTTAAACTCCCTGGTATGTCCGAGGAGGATCTTGAAGAGCTAAAGGCGGCTGTTGAAACAGGGAATCTTTCAGAAGCAGCTTCCAAAGCACAGGAGGCCCTGGAGCTGTTAAAAAACACTGAGCTCAACATCGCCATCACGGGAGAGTCGGGATCTGGGAAATCTTCCTTTGTGAACGCCATGCTGGAGTTAGACGACGATGACGAAGGAGCGGCAAAAGTTGGCATCACCGAAACAACAATGGAGCCAATCGCTTATCTGCATCCCACGCTCCCCAATGTGAAGATGTGGGACCTGCCTGGGATTGGGACTCCAAGTTTCCAGCCTGACACCTACCTTCAGCAGGTCAGCTTTGCCTGCTATGACTTCTTCATCATAGTCACTTCGAAGCGCTTCAGATCCTGTAATGCAGACCTAGCCcaggagatccagaagatggggAAGAAGTTCTACTTTGTGCGCTCCAAAGTAGATGAGGACTTGAGAAACGAAAGTAGAAAAAGAAACTACAATCAGGAGACCACCTTACAGACAATCCGAGATGACTGTGTGGAGAAGCTGAGGAGAGAAGGGGTGAGTTCCCCGCAGGTTTTCCTCATTTCCAGGTGGGAATTCAACCAATACGATTCTCCCCAACTGCAGGAAACTCTGGCCAGTGAATTGGACGCTCACAAGAGACACATTTTCCTCTTGGCGCTTCCCAACATCTCAGGGCCAATCCTGGATAAGAAAAAAGAAGCCCTGAAGAGCCAGATCTGGAAACGAGCCCTGAAGTCATGTGCTATTGcagctgttcccatcccccacctctcCGTCTCATGTGACATTGACATCCTGGTGGAATCCATGACCGAGTACTGCAAAGTCTTCGGTTTGGATGAAGAATCCCTCATTAAACTCTCCAAACAGGTCAGGAAACCCGTGTCTCAGTTGAAGGATGTGATCAAGACCCCGTTGGCCAAGGAAATATCAAGGGAAGATGCTTTGGAGCTGTTGAGTAAAGTTTTAGATAGTGTAATAAGGTCATTCACCTTCGGGCTTTTAGAATCATTTAAACCTAAATCATCTCAGCCTACTCATCTTGCCTGGGAGcaaggggacaaggaacagggtaATGCCATGATAATTATTAAAAAGTACATAAGCCTCCTACCAGTCTATGGAACCCTCGTAGCCACACAGATCTCATTCCTAGCTACATACAACGCCCTGCATTCCTTTCTGGAAGGCGT